A window of Costertonia aggregata contains these coding sequences:
- a CDS encoding rhodanese-like domain-containing protein, with amino-acid sequence MADLSQQEWQDQLKNDSNAVILDVRTPEEVEEGFIPNSKNIDIYLGQDFINELEKLDKSKNYYVYCRSGNRSGQACTIMNSIGFDNAYNLEGGFMNWEGEVAE; translated from the coding sequence ATGGCAGATTTATCACAACAAGAATGGCAAGACCAATTAAAAAATGATTCAAATGCGGTCATTTTGGATGTTCGTACACCCGAAGAAGTTGAAGAAGGCTTTATCCCCAACTCAAAAAATATTGATATCTACTTGGGGCAGGATTTTATCAACGAACTTGAAAAATTGGACAAAAGCAAAAACTACTATGTATACTGCCGAAGCGGAAACCGAAGTGGCCAAGCCTGCACCATAATGAACAGTATTGGTTTTGATAACGCCTACAATCTCGAAGGGGGCTTTATGAATTGGGAAGGCGAGGTTGCTGAGTAG
- a CDS encoding DUF1501 domain-containing protein produces MQRRDFLKNSGLVSGALLVPGFLKAFDGLPSLITGNKKLVIIQLSGGNDGLNTLVQYHNDVYYRQRNAIALKKNNLLHITDEIGFHESLSSFKSLYDEGYVSIINNVGYPNPSRSHFRSTDIWHTASDSNEYSKTGWVGRYLEQVSKNPLGAIEVDDSLSLLMKGKTINGIATKDAKLFYKTARDPYFSKVIDEYENTHLSEHNLGYLYKTVIDAKSSASYIYEKTKTYKTRQEYPKNSFGKQLGTISEFINSGLKTQIFYASLGGFDTHANQLNAQKRLLKAYSEGITSFVKDLKSTGALKDTVVLTFSEFGRRLKQNAANGTDHGAANLVFLMGENLKHPGIYNAPANLVDLDANGDIKYEVDFRDIYASLLQEWLKTDPSRILNGRYKTLGLV; encoded by the coding sequence ATGCAAAGAAGGGATTTTTTAAAGAACAGTGGTTTGGTCAGTGGTGCTTTGTTGGTACCCGGTTTTCTCAAAGCTTTTGATGGATTACCCTCACTGATAACTGGGAATAAGAAATTGGTAATCATACAATTATCCGGTGGTAACGACGGTCTCAATACTTTGGTGCAATACCATAACGATGTGTATTACAGGCAAAGGAATGCCATTGCTTTAAAAAAGAACAATTTGTTACATATTACTGACGAAATCGGGTTTCATGAAAGTTTGTCAAGTTTTAAATCCTTGTATGATGAAGGTTATGTTAGTATTATAAACAATGTTGGATATCCCAATCCAAGTCGTTCCCATTTTAGATCTACCGATATTTGGCATACTGCAAGCGATTCCAATGAATATTCGAAGACAGGCTGGGTGGGGCGTTATTTGGAACAAGTGTCCAAAAACCCACTAGGTGCCATCGAGGTAGATGACAGCTTATCACTTTTGATGAAAGGCAAAACCATAAACGGTATCGCCACAAAAGATGCCAAATTGTTTTACAAGACTGCCCGTGACCCGTACTTTTCCAAGGTTATTGATGAATATGAAAATACACATTTGAGCGAGCACAATTTGGGATATCTCTACAAAACGGTTATTGATGCCAAGTCATCAGCCAGCTATATTTATGAAAAAACAAAAACGTACAAAACCCGACAGGAATACCCGAAAAATAGTTTTGGTAAACAATTAGGAACAATATCGGAGTTTATAAACTCAGGTTTAAAAACACAAATTTTTTATGCCAGTTTGGGAGGTTTTGATACACATGCCAATCAATTAAATGCACAAAAACGACTTTTAAAGGCCTATTCTGAAGGTATAACCTCTTTTGTCAAAGATTTAAAGAGTACAGGAGCCTTAAAGGATACAGTTGTTTTGACTTTTTCGGAATTCGGGCGCCGTTTAAAGCAAAATGCTGCCAATGGTACTGATCACGGAGCGGCCAATCTAGTATTTTTGATGGGTGAAAATTTAAAACACCCTGGTATATACAATGCTCCGGCCAATTTGGTTGATTTGGATGCTAACGGTGATATTAAATATGAAGTCGATTTTAGGGATATTTATGCTTCGTTATTGCAAGAATGGTTGAAAACAGACCCTTCTCGAATCTTGAATGGAAGATATAAAACACTTGGCCTAGTGTAG
- a CDS encoding DUF1800 domain-containing protein — protein sequence MKKSHIQHLYNRAGFGILPNTINGLSGLSKARVVKALFDSSKKIDELKIATPEIDAYIAGLPEKKDPRVFRKLVKDSRRKLVLYNGMWIKRMAETKQDLRERMVLFWSNHFVVRTRNILFAQKFNNTLRKHALGDFREFVIAISKEPAMLDYLNNQQNRKNSPNENFARELMELFTLGEGNYSEKDIKESARAFTGWSHNFKGDYVLRKRQHDFGEKEFMGKTGNFDGGDIIQIILEQPQCAEFICKKIYLHFVNDTMYEPHIKELAKVFRKQYDITAVMEYIFLSDWFYEKKNIGNKIKSPADFLVGLQKTIPFTLEKPNQLIYVERLLGQVLLEPPNVAGWAEGRNWIDANTMMVRLKLPSVLYKDGTIAFDVKGEFEDDFEEFNKKNNLSRRLPATKKWSVFNENYGFLSYRDLASYILNGVMNEGTKTFLETLEKTSKQEFCIQLMSLPEYQLC from the coding sequence TTGAAAAAGTCACATATACAGCATCTTTACAATAGAGCAGGATTTGGAATTCTCCCCAATACAATCAATGGCTTATCCGGTCTAAGCAAAGCTAGGGTAGTCAAGGCCTTGTTCGATTCTTCTAAAAAAATAGACGAGTTAAAAATAGCTACTCCTGAAATCGATGCTTACATAGCTGGTTTACCTGAGAAAAAAGACCCAAGGGTTTTTCGTAAACTGGTTAAGGACAGCAGGCGCAAGTTAGTGCTGTATAACGGTATGTGGATAAAACGAATGGCAGAGACCAAACAAGATTTAAGGGAGCGTATGGTGCTTTTTTGGTCCAATCATTTTGTAGTGCGTACCAGAAACATATTGTTTGCCCAAAAATTCAACAACACTTTACGAAAGCACGCTTTAGGTGATTTCAGGGAATTTGTCATTGCTATTTCCAAAGAGCCTGCCATGTTGGATTATCTGAACAATCAACAAAACAGAAAAAACAGTCCTAACGAAAATTTTGCACGTGAACTTATGGAGCTGTTTACTTTGGGAGAAGGCAATTATTCCGAAAAGGATATCAAGGAATCCGCCAGGGCGTTTACCGGTTGGAGCCATAATTTTAAAGGAGATTATGTTTTACGAAAGAGGCAACATGATTTTGGCGAAAAAGAATTCATGGGCAAAACAGGAAATTTTGATGGGGGTGACATTATTCAAATTATACTGGAACAGCCCCAATGTGCCGAGTTCATTTGTAAAAAAATATACCTACACTTTGTGAACGACACTATGTATGAGCCACATATAAAAGAATTGGCTAAAGTGTTTCGTAAGCAATACGACATTACTGCTGTTATGGAGTATATTTTCCTTTCAGATTGGTTCTATGAAAAGAAAAATATAGGGAACAAAATCAAATCACCGGCAGATTTTTTGGTGGGCCTCCAAAAGACTATTCCGTTTACCTTGGAAAAACCCAACCAACTTATTTATGTTGAGCGATTGCTAGGCCAGGTTTTATTGGAACCACCTAATGTTGCGGGTTGGGCAGAAGGCAGAAATTGGATAGATGCCAATACTATGATGGTACGTCTAAAACTACCATCGGTTTTGTATAAAGACGGTACCATTGCTTTTGACGTTAAAGGTGAATTTGAAGACGATTTCGAGGAGTTCAACAAAAAGAACAACCTATCCCGCCGATTGCCGGCCACCAAAAAATGGAGCGTATTCAATGAAAATTACGGATTTCTTTCCTATCGAGACTTAGCTTCATATATATTGAACGGGGTTATGAACGAGGGCACTAAAACGTTTTTAGAAACTTTGGAAAAAACCAGTAAACAAGAGTTTTGCATCCAACTTATGTCATTGCCGGAATATCAATTATGCTAA
- a CDS encoding MarR family winged helix-turn-helix transcriptional regulator has translation MNVESIIKTDKVIPLHTRTIIHLLLINQKIHETMATALKPFEVSQQQFNVLRILKGQKGKPSNLSTLNERMVTKMSNTTRLVDKLLAKNYVQRTICEHNRRKVEITLTKKGSEVLTQMSKIVNDAEKELLKNFSKKELEHLNSLMDKF, from the coding sequence ATGAATGTTGAATCAATCATTAAAACCGATAAAGTTATCCCCCTGCATACAAGGACGATTATACATTTGCTTTTGATAAACCAAAAAATACATGAAACCATGGCAACGGCTTTAAAACCGTTTGAGGTTTCACAACAACAATTTAATGTTCTACGAATTTTAAAGGGACAAAAGGGAAAACCTTCAAACCTTTCAACGCTAAACGAAAGAATGGTCACGAAAATGAGCAATACTACTCGGTTGGTCGACAAACTTTTGGCAAAAAATTATGTACAGCGCACTATTTGTGAACATAATCGGCGAAAGGTTGAAATCACCTTAACGAAAAAGGGTAGTGAAGTACTCACCCAAATGAGCAAAATTGTTAATGATGCGGAAAAAGAACTTTTAAAAAACTTTTCAAAAAAAGAATTGGAACACTTAAATAGTTTAATGGATAAATTTTAA
- a CDS encoding NAD(P)H-dependent oxidoreductase, producing the protein MNNYIKSLEWRYATKKFDTSKKVSDEDLNILLKSIQLSASSYGLQPYEVFIVTDREIRKKLQPVSWGQAQIIDASHVLVFANKTQINADWIDGYLENISKTRDITLESLSPYGDFMKSKVLALSPVEQAIWTSKQTYIALSNLLSAAADLKIDTCPMEGFEADAYNEILGLSQKGLNAALVAPIGYRALEDDTQHYPKVRQSKEKLFTHI; encoded by the coding sequence ATGAACAATTATATAAAAAGCTTGGAATGGCGATATGCCACCAAAAAATTTGATACAAGCAAAAAAGTATCGGACGAAGATTTGAACATACTTTTGAAAAGCATACAATTGAGCGCGTCTTCTTATGGTCTACAACCCTATGAGGTTTTTATTGTTACCGATAGGGAAATTAGAAAAAAACTACAGCCTGTTTCATGGGGGCAAGCTCAAATCATAGATGCATCACACGTACTTGTCTTCGCAAACAAAACTCAAATTAATGCCGATTGGATAGATGGTTACCTTGAAAATATCAGTAAAACAAGAGATATTACGTTAGAGAGCTTGAGCCCATATGGGGATTTCATGAAATCAAAAGTCTTGGCACTTAGCCCAGTGGAGCAAGCTATTTGGACATCAAAACAAACGTATATAGCATTGAGCAATCTTTTGTCGGCTGCCGCAGATTTAAAAATAGATACCTGCCCTATGGAAGGTTTTGAAGCGGATGCCTACAACGAAATATTGGGTTTATCCCAAAAAGGGTTAAATGCTGCCTTAGTGGCACCTATAGGATATAGAGCTCTGGAAGATGATACCCAACATTATCCCAAAGTGAGGCAATCCAAAGAAAAATTATTCACACATATATAG
- a CDS encoding YceI family protein — MKKRALSLALAMIFGYAATATEPVESEKKQVNVEKSKVTWKGYKVTGSHEGTINLKSGYLVMDGKKLTGGEFVVDMSTLTVTDLEGDSKGKLEGHLKSGDFFGTESNETSKLVFTSVRPMNKNSYTVNGDLTIKGITKPVTLVVTLFEGKATATLKVDRTKYDIKYGSGSFFDDLGDKTIYDEFDLVVDLVY, encoded by the coding sequence ATGAAAAAAAGAGCATTAAGTTTGGCGTTAGCAATGATTTTTGGTTATGCGGCAACAGCAACCGAACCAGTTGAAAGCGAAAAAAAACAAGTAAACGTTGAAAAAAGCAAGGTCACCTGGAAAGGATATAAAGTGACCGGTTCGCACGAAGGCACCATAAATCTCAAGTCAGGGTATTTGGTGATGGATGGCAAGAAGCTTACCGGTGGTGAGTTCGTGGTAGACATGTCAACTTTGACGGTGACCGATTTAGAGGGAGATTCCAAAGGAAAGTTGGAAGGCCATTTAAAATCTGGCGACTTTTTTGGAACGGAAAGCAATGAGACTTCGAAATTGGTCTTCACTTCCGTTAGGCCAATGAACAAAAATTCGTACACAGTGAATGGTGATTTGACCATCAAAGGCATCACAAAACCTGTCACTTTAGTGGTTACATTATTTGAAGGCAAGGCAACGGCCACTCTAAAAGTGGATAGGACTAAATATGATATCAAATATGGTTCAGGCAGCTTTTTTGATGACTTGGGCGATAAAACCATCTACGATGAATTTGATTTGGTAGTGGATTTGGTATATTAA